TAATCCTAAACCTGCATTGTTGTTTGATAGAAATAATGGAGGGATCAAAGTTGGAGTTAGCAAAAGATCTACTCATCCTACTCGGAAGAGTCGTCACCATTCTTCCCTTACTCTTAGTGGTTGCTTTGTTCATGGGAAAAAGGTCCATAGGTGAGCTTCCTGTTTTTGATTTATTGATTTTGTTAACATTAGGGTCTGTTGTCGGTGCGGATATTGCAGAGCCTGACGTCGTACATATTCATACCATTGCAGCGATTATTTTGATAGGCCTCCTTCAGAAACTTGTTGCCATATGGAAGATTAAGAATCGGAAGTTCGGTAAGCTAGTTACGTTTGAACCTACAGTCGTCATTCAAGATGGATCGTTCATTATTGAAAACCTTAAAAATATGCAATATTCCATCGACAATATCCTTCTTATGTTACGAGAGAAGGATGTGTTTGATATCACACACGTGAAGCTAGGTATCATTGAAGCGAATGGACAATTGACAGTACTGAGAAAACCTGAGAAATCTCCAGTCACCATAGAGGATTTAAAACTCAATAAGCCCTATGTTGATCTAGCTTACCCGTTAATTGTTGAAGGTAAGTTGTATCATGACGTGTTAAATGCCGTTTCGGTCAATGAGAAGTGGTTAAGGTTAAAACTTGAAGACCTTGGAATTACAGATTATGATGATGTGTTTTTCGCGTCGGTTGATGAACAGAAGAATTTACACGTGTCATTGAAATCACTAAATGCAAAAAGTGCTCCGCCAATCTATCATTGATCAAACGTTTCGTTTCAAATATACAAGGGTATATCTAAAGTACAGATAACAAAGGAGGAAGAAACAAACATGATGTATTTATTAGCACTTTTACTTCCACCTCTTGCAGTTCTATTTTCTGGTAGTAAAACACAAACGTTGATTAATATAGTCTTGACGCTCATTGGTTGGCTGCCAGGTGTAATTCATGCGTTTTTCGTTATTCACCAGAAAGGTTCTGTTAGTAAAGGGAGCATAGCGTAATAAAAAAACCTCCATTTTGGAGGTTTTGAGTACATAATTTTTGAACGCTCGACTTATAATGATAGAAACTTGATTAACGCAGTGCTTCGTTTAAAGAAACGAAGTGTTGCGTTTTTATTTTTATACGTTAAGTATAAATTTTCAGATTAAGGCTCACATTGCGCCAAGGCTTGGTTTTGCCAAGTTTTCTTTACTTGATGATTTTATATTCTGATGAGCCTCCATGAACTTGAATAAACATCTTTCCAATCGCATGTAGCATTTCATTCGCCTCTTCATCAGGTAAGGATGGCTGAAAATAAACAACATGAAGCGCATGCTTCGTCTCTTCAGTAACCATCGAACGTTTAGAATCTACGATAGGACTGCCGAATGCACCTTTATCATCCTTTGTAAGGATCTTTCCGCTCATATCCAGCTCTCGGCCATTGATTCCTTCGTACGAGTCCTCTTGTGTGCCTATGTCCACTAGAACGTCTCCTGATAGCTTAGAGACGTCATATATTCCGAGTGGTATTTGATACTGCAATGAGAAAAAGTTGTTTGTATCCACCGCAGAATGGATTGAACCTAGTTGTGAGCCTTTATAGACACGGCGAAGCAAAGCTTCTGAAGATGGTCTGTATCTTGATGGATCTGTACCGACTTTCTTGAAAATTTGTCGCCACTCTTGGATGGGTTGGATTTCTGAAATGGGTTGGTCATCTGCATCGAGCATTAAGGATTCTTGAAATAACTGTAATCTTCCTGCTAACATTTTAGGTGGCTCGGCTACAGTGATATCATGATAATGAATGGTTCCAACCTTGAATTCAGGAACCATTTGTTTAAGTTTTTCTGAAATGGTGATGTTCATCCATGTCACCTCAATGATATGTATTTTTTCTTAGTGTACCATAATAGATTTTGCAACAGAAAAAGGAGTGCTTGTGTACATGAATAAGCTAAGAGATATTCTAAAGCGTATAGATGGTAAGGGATATAAAGCGTATAAAGACATTCGTGGACAGTACAGTTTCCATGACTTTTCACTACATTTAGATTATATACAGGGAGATCCCTTTGCTTCACCATCAAAAATCCGACTAGAAGTACCAAAATCAAGGACGATATTAAAGCAAGATTGGGAATCGACAGACACTCGTAAAATCAGAATAGAGGATACAGTTGCGAGAAGTGTTGCAAATGCAATCCGTCACATAGACGCACGGGCTGGAGGATCAGGTAAAAGTGGAGTGATTTCTATTGATCGACCGGCTCAGGAAGTACTCCAACGCACAGCTGTCCAGCTAACGGAAAAATCAGTGATTATTTGTCTTTCTGTTGGACTACCTGCTCAAGGGAGAAAAGTGCTAGGGAAGCAAGCAGAGAAGATGTTATTGACGATTATCCCTCAAATTTTACAAGACTCGATATTTTCGATGAAAGAAAAGACATTAGTAGAAGCAGTTGAATTGTGTGATCAGCAAGATGCGATTCGTGATTATATGAAAGAGAATAACCTTATTACTTTCATTGGGAATGGTTCTGTTCTTCCGAGGGAAAGTGGAATCAGTGACCGGCCACTCAAATCGCGTGATGTAGTCGCATTTGAAGCACCTCAGTCACTTACTATTTCAATTCCAGTCCCACATAGACAGGAACCTTTAAAAGGAATGGGCATTCAAAAAGGCATCACGTTAATTGTTGGTGGCGGTTATCACGGAAAGAGTACGGTTCTAGAGGCGGTTGAACGAGGCGTCTATAATCATATTAGTGGGGATGGAAGAGAATTCGTGCTAACCGATCCTCAAGCTATGAAAATACGTTCCGAAGATGGAAGAAAAATTACGAACGTGGACATATCACCGTTCATTCAGAACCTTCCATTTGGTAAGGCAACCAAAAACTTCACATCTGAAGATGCTAGTGGGAGTACATCTCAGGCAGCTACGATTATAGAGTCGCTTGAGGCTAGAGCGAGTACGTTGTTGATTGATGAAGATACAAGCGCAACGAACTTTATGATTCGTGATGAGCGAATGCAACAACTCGTTGCAAAGGAAAAAGAGCCGATTACGCCATTTATTGATAAAGTGAAGCAACTTCACGAAGAGCATGATGTGTCTACGGTTCTTGTGATGGGCGGTTCGGGAGATTATTTTGATGTGGCTGATACGGTGATTTTAATGGATCAATATCGTCCATGGGACGTGACATGTGAAGCAAAAGATATCGCTAGGAAATCCAAGACCCATAGAGAAAGGGAAGGCGGGAATTTATTTGGAACGATTCAGACAAGAAAACCGCAAGTAAGTAGCCTGGATAGCAGAAAAGGTAAGCGATCAAAAGTTGCTGCTAGAGGACTTCACACAATCCAGTATGGTACGACTGATCTCAAATTGGATTTTGTCGAACAATTAGTTGATGCGAGTCAGACGAGAGCTATAGCTGAAATCATTCATTTCATAGAGAAAAACAAATGGCTTGGATCCCTTTCAATCGATGAATTGCTTGATCGCGTCATATTGCAACTAAACGAGAAGGGCCTTGCTTCATTTACAGAATTTCCTAACCAGCATCCTGGTGACTTGGCGCGGCCCCGTATGTTAGAATTAGCTTCAGCATTGAACCGATTACGGACGTTAAAGATAGAACAGTAAAAAACACTGTATGTATTGATGGGATAACTTATTTATTGATTTTCATAGAAATTTGCGACACTCCTCGAAAATGAAATTCGCATTTTCTTCGTGCGTTGTATCGCTTCCAAAGCATTCCTTGTCCTGCGGATCGGCCACGGAAATGGAGTGAATTTAGAAGAAGTCAATAAGATCAATTAAAAGCTTTTTAAAGAAAGGGGGTCAAACGGTGACAGGTGCCCAGTTAAAAGAAAAAGTAGTTGCATATAGTAAATCAATTGGCATTGATAAAATTGGATTTACGACTGCCGACCCGTTCGTAGAGTTGAAAGAACGTTTACGCACACAACAAGAACTCGGTTTTCAATCAGGCTTTGAAGAGGCTGACATCGAAAAGCGAACGGAGCCGGAGTTATTATTGCCAAAAGCACGATCGATTATATCAATCGCGCTTGCTTACCCATCCAAAATGAAAGATGCGCCTAGAAGCACGAAGGAAGACCGTCGGGGAATTTTCTGTCGTGCATCATGGGGGAGAGACTATCATGATGTATTACGGGAACGCATGAACAAACTGCAACAATATATCCTTGAGCTGGATCCAGAAGCGAAGGTCGTTTCTATGGTGGATACAGGTGAACTATCTGATCGTGCAGTCGCAGAACGGGCAGGGATTGGCTGGAGCGGCAAAAATTGCGCAACCATAACACCTGAGTTTGGCTCCTACGTTTACTTAGGCGAATTGATTACAACAATCCCTTTTCCCCCTGATCAACCGATTTCAGATCAATGTGGGACTTGTAACAAGTGTGTGGATGCCTGTCCAACAGGAGCACTAGTTACAGGGGGGCAGTTAGACTCTAATAAATGTATTGCCTTTTTAACACAGACAAAAGGCTTTTTACCTGAACAATATAGAGAAAAGCTTGGAAATCGTCTATATGGCTGTGATACATGCCAACAAGTGTGTCCTGAAAACAAAGGGATGGATTTTCATCATCATGCTGAAATGGAGCCAGATCCTGAACTTGCAAAACCGAAACTCAAACCACTTCTAACCATTAGAAATCGCGAGTTTAAAGAAAAGTTCGGTCCTGTTTCAGGTTCTTGGAGAGGGAAAAAGCCTATCCAGAGAAACGCGATTATTGCTTTAGGAAACTTTAAAGACGAAACAGCTTTACCTGAATTAATCTATGTCTTAACGGAAGATCCACGTCCGGTCATTCGTGGGACAGCGGCTTGGGCACTCGGTAAAATAAAGGGTAGCCAAGCAGAAAATGCGCTTAAACAGGCGAAAGAGAGAGAAAAGGACAAAGATGTACTAGATGAAATAAATAGAAGCCTTAAAATGGTGGAAAATCAAGCTATATCGTAATGGTTTTATATATATACGTTAAGTATGATAATGCAAAAGGGTTAAAGAAGGGATAAAATGGAGACGACACTTAATATACAATACGGGGAAATAGAAAGTCCTGTTGGTCCCCTTACAATACTCAAAACTGAAAAAGGTTTATGTCGAATACAATTCGGATCTGCTGAGGAACATTTTCCGTTGATCAAAGCTTGGTTGAAGAAGCTTGGATTAAAGACTGATTTAGTTTTTAATCAAAGTGCGGTTGAGCCGATTGGAAAGCAGATTAACGAATACTTTGCCCGGGAGCGTAAATCTTTTGATCTTCCACTTGATCTTTTCGGAACACCTTTTCAGAAACAAGTGTGGGAGGGACTTAGTAATATTCCTTATGGCGAAACGTATTCGTATAAGGATGTTGCAACAATGATTGGCTCACCCAAGGCTGTAAGGGCTATTGGGAATGCGAATAATAAAAATCCGGTTCCGATTGTCATTCCATGTCACCGTGTGATTGGTAGTAACGGTGCCTTGGTCGGATATGGCGGTGGACTTGATAAGAAGGAAGTATTATTAAATTTAGAACAACAACAGACTAAAATTTGTTTGTGATGCCACAATTCCATAAATATTAGAGCTAAATCATAGCATCATCTACAGTGCTCAAATTGTACAGAGCATTCGGAAGTAAGCACTTTGGCGTACGAAATGATATTTTCCGATCGAAAACATCGCATATCGCGGTGTTTTTTCCTTTTTGAGTAATTTTTTTAACTTTTTCTATGTTTATGATCGCTTCCTAAATGAGAATATAGCGTTTATCTAGAAAAATACAATATTATCTAGAAAAAACGAGGTTTATTTAGAATTACGCAAAAGTATCTAGAAAAATACGAATTTATCTAGAATTCCCACTCGTCAGTCACGAGAGTAACTCCCTTTGAATCCTTGTCTTTTTGAACGCCTCTTTGAGTTCTTTTTTTATGTTCATAACATAAATATGGAAGGAGAATGAGGGAGGGGGTTGTTGAATGGATTGGCTCACAATACTACAGCAATATATAGAAGAACACAATGCCTCCTACACGACCGATATCACAGGTGACAAACGAATAACTACACCGGAAAGCAATGCTATTATACGTAGAGCAAGAAGCATGAAAGATCGGAATGCGGTCATTGTTAATGCTCAAGTAAAAGCGAAGATTGTTGATCGAACGACAGAAGCGGATAAAGAGATCATCACTTATTGGATTCAACGTTCTTACTTAATCAAGCAGACGTTGAAATTTTATGTGGAAGAGTGTCTCGAAAAGAGAAAAGCAACGATTAAAGAAAACGAGATTATTAAAGATGAGTCTGCAATAACGGAAGGATTCACTGGAATCAATCTACCTGAAAGAGAGAGGGATGAAGAGGTTGTTCCGATGCCTCGTTATCGTTATAACAGGCTGGAGGCCGTTAAATATGCGGAGCGTTGGTGGAATTCGCATAATCCTGTCTATAAATTGTTTGAAAATGATTGTACAAACTTCATATCACAATGCTTGCATGCAGGCGGAGCGCCAATGAGAGGATATCCGAATCGTTCAAAGGGATGGTGGTACCGTAGTAATAATTGGAGTTATAGTTGGTCAGTTGCCAACACGATGCGTTGGTATTTAAGTGGGTCTAAGCAGGGTTTGCGAGGGGAAGAGGTAAGAGCTCCTGAGCTTCTCATTCCTGGAGATGTCATATGTTATGATTTTGATGGCGATGGTCGTTGGCAGCATAATACGATTGTCGTTGCAAAAGATGAGATGGGAATGCCGCTTGTCAATGCTCATACGCATAATAGTCGAATGCGGTACTGGGATTACACCGATTCTACAGCATACACACCTGAGATTAAATATAAATTCTTTAAAATTGTTGATGGTTAATTAATCAGCTCTAGAATATTCGAACGATTAAAGCATCTTTTCAAGGTGCTTTTTTTTAGTTGCACGAGCACTCACTTTTTCTAGTATGTTTCGTCAGGTGAAGTGTAAATAAGGACATGCTATAATAGATAAGGTTTTATTAGTTTTGTATAAGAGGTGAATGAAATTGTCAGTACATATCGTATTGTTCCAGCCGGAGATTCCAGCTAACACAGGTAACATTGCAAGAACGTGTGCAGCTACAGATACAACTTTACATTTAATTCGTCCTTTAGGGTTTTCTACAGATGATAAGATGCTGAGGAGAGCAGGATTGGACTATTGGGAATTTGTAAAAGTTGAATATTATGATTCAATAGACGAGTTCTTCGAGAAGACAGAAGGACAGTATTTCTATTTGACGAAATACGGTAAGAAGCCACATACGACGTTTGACTACAGTAATCCAGAAGAGAATTACTATTTTGTATTTGGTAGGGAAACGAACGGTCTTCCAGATGAAATCATCGAAAATAATATGGACCGTTGTTTGCGCATACCTATGACGAATAACGTCCGTTCCTTAAACCTTTCTAACACAGCTGCCATTCTTGTATACGAAGCACTAAGACAACAAGATTATTTGCATTTAAAGTAAATAAAAAAACGACTGATTCCTAAGAATGAGTCGTTTTTTTATAATGTCCTTTGTGGTATGTAAACCACTGTTATTTTTTTGTACCTGGACGATCATTATATCCAGCTGTGAAAATTGCTACCAAAAAGGCTAAAATAACACCTAAAATGAGGACAAAGGTCATATAGCATCCCCCTTTAGAGAATAGTATGTCCATACATACATCCCATTATAGCAAATCATACAGAAATGTGTATGAAAAAGTGTGACAAAAATGTAATAATAGATAAATAATATGATTTTTTTGGGAGTTTAGCATGCTTGGGAAAAATACATACTTAACGGGTTATTTTCCGTTATTTTCAATCATTATATTTAGCGCTGCATTTGGTTATTATGGTGAGTCTTATTTAATTGTACAATTAAAGCGGTTAGGGATTTATCGGGGAATGACTGAATTGTTTTCAGAAGTGCAAGTTCAAATGGCAATGTGGTTCATTTGTACGTTGTTATTTTTCATGTTGTTTGCTGCTTTAAAATTGATTTCGGATACCTTATTTGAACTCTCTTTGTTCTTCTTTTCGAAAGAAAGTGAAGGGGACACATTAAACAGGGTTCGTTCTGGTACTTTAATTTTCCTTTTAGGTAGTTTAGGGTCAATATTCTTGATTAAGACTACGATCCTTTTACCTTCTTTATTTTTATTATCATGTTTTATCTACTTTTTTTATTTCGTCTATAAAGCCAGTGCAGCTTTAACAACGAGTGGGATGTTCGGTCTTATTTTCATGCACCTACTGTTTTGGGTATGCTTTGTAATGGGTGTTGTGTATTCAGTATTGAAAGTATATGAGGCTCTTATGTCAGGTTTACTGCCGGCATAAACAAAGGCAGACTTGGATAGCTCAGTCTGCCTTTTACTATCTAATCATTAAGATCTGCTTCTTCAACAATATATTTGATTTTCTCTAAGTCGGCTACTGAATAAAGGTTCGTCTTATTTTGTATTTCTTTAATAAAAAACGCGTAAAGCTCATTTCTATCGTTTATAAGGTGTAGCTGCTCTTGGGTTGAAAAGTTGATGAGATGATGATCAGGGTGGGCGAAATAAAGTAAATTGTTAATGGTAATGTTTTCAACCTGATCTTTGAGCAAGTTATTCAGTTTACTCGTAGCAACATTGAGATTTTTAGTCGGCTCATCATGCATTAAGGCCCTTAACTCGTTTTGTTTATTCTTTTCGAATACGAATGTCTTTTCAGCTTCACTATGCAAGGCAGGGTAGAAAGTATCTATGATGAACGAAAATTCTTTGGCTTTCTCCTTTGTCAATCCGTAAAGTATGTTTCCTTGCCAATCCTTCGTGTCAATAATGTAGATGCCTTTGTTTAGTAAGACAATATGAGCGATTTTTGTAGATTGAATGTCTCCATCCACGGATTGATAGGGAATGAATACATTAGGAAGAATCATCATTTGTAAAGGCTTGATGACATCATTTTCTACGAGCTCATTTTTGATTTCGAGTAAGGTTTTATACGTATTTACCTCAAGTTCATCACGAGAGAATCTTTTAACACTGTCGATGTATTCTTTGTAATCGTTAATTTGTTCCTCATAATCTCCTTTAACTTCCTCAAGCTTTTCCTTATTTTCTTGTTTTAATTGATTTTCAGTTTTCGCTAAGCTAATCGCAGCTTCTTTTTGATATTGGTCGATTAATCTATCGTATTCTTTATGCTTCTTCTTAAGATAGTAGACAAGCCAAACGCCTGCACATATTAATAAAATGAAAGCCGAAAATAATAAAATCTCCATAAAGACTCCTTTCCACACTCACAGATATCTTTTATACATTTCGATTGATTTACCTGAGTTAAGGACGTATAACATACATTGGCTTGTATCTATAGTATAAAAAAGCCACAACATCACATAGGTGCATGATGTGGCTTGAGACATGGTCGTAGAGTCTTACACTTCTTAAGGGGTGATATTCTCCATGACTTGTTTCCATATTTTCAAATGTAGCGCAGATCTTTGAATGTGTGGAATTGGTGCTGGTTGGTCTTTGCCGACCCAAATGCCGGCTGTATATCTATCCGTTATGCCTACGAACCATAAGTCCTTCACATCATTGGTTGTTCCAGTTTTCCCACCTATAAATGAAGTATGCAGTACGTTGGCTTGACGTCCAGTACCGCTCGTCATCACGGAATTAAGTAGCGTTCTCATGCTGTCATTCGTTTGTTTTGACCATACGGGCTGGGATTGATCTTCCCACTGATACAATTCGTTACCGTCTAAAGAGAGGACTTGTTTAATGGCTCTCGATGGTTTATATTGTCCATTGTTACTGAACGTCGAGTAAGCATTCGTCAGTTCAACAGGTGAAACGCCGTGTGTAAATCCCCCAAGAACAGCCGAAATATTTCTGTCCTTTGGGAGAACTCTTTGAAAGTCGAATGGGCTTAAATAATGAAAAGCTTTTTCAACGCCAACTCTATCGACCATT
This Pseudalkalibacillus berkeleyi DNA region includes the following protein-coding sequences:
- a CDS encoding B3/B4 domain-containing protein; this translates as MNITISEKLKQMVPEFKVGTIHYHDITVAEPPKMLAGRLQLFQESLMLDADDQPISEIQPIQEWRQIFKKVGTDPSRYRPSSEALLRRVYKGSQLGSIHSAVDTNNFFSLQYQIPLGIYDVSKLSGDVLVDIGTQEDSYEGINGRELDMSGKILTKDDKGAFGSPIVDSKRSMVTEETKHALHVVYFQPSLPDEEANEMLHAIGKMFIQVHGGSSEYKIIK
- a CDS encoding ABC-ATPase domain-containing protein, whose protein sequence is MNKLRDILKRIDGKGYKAYKDIRGQYSFHDFSLHLDYIQGDPFASPSKIRLEVPKSRTILKQDWESTDTRKIRIEDTVARSVANAIRHIDARAGGSGKSGVISIDRPAQEVLQRTAVQLTEKSVIICLSVGLPAQGRKVLGKQAEKMLLTIIPQILQDSIFSMKEKTLVEAVELCDQQDAIRDYMKENNLITFIGNGSVLPRESGISDRPLKSRDVVAFEAPQSLTISIPVPHRQEPLKGMGIQKGITLIVGGGYHGKSTVLEAVERGVYNHISGDGREFVLTDPQAMKIRSEDGRKITNVDISPFIQNLPFGKATKNFTSEDASGSTSQAATIIESLEARASTLLIDEDTSATNFMIRDERMQQLVAKEKEPITPFIDKVKQLHEEHDVSTVLVMGGSGDYFDVADTVILMDQYRPWDVTCEAKDIARKSKTHREREGGNLFGTIQTRKPQVSSLDSRKGKRSKVAARGLHTIQYGTTDLKLDFVEQLVDASQTRAIAEIIHFIEKNKWLGSLSIDELLDRVILQLNEKGLASFTEFPNQHPGDLARPRMLELASALNRLRTLKIEQ
- a CDS encoding DUF421 domain-containing protein; protein product: MELAKDLLILLGRVVTILPLLLVVALFMGKRSIGELPVFDLLILLTLGSVVGADIAEPDVVHIHTIAAIILIGLLQKLVAIWKIKNRKFGKLVTFEPTVVIQDGSFIIENLKNMQYSIDNILLMLREKDVFDITHVKLGIIEANGQLTVLRKPEKSPVTIEDLKLNKPYVDLAYPLIVEGKLYHDVLNAVSVNEKWLRLKLEDLGITDYDDVFFASVDEQKNLHVSLKSLNAKSAPPIYH
- a CDS encoding YqaE/Pmp3 family membrane protein, with protein sequence MMYLLALLLPPLAVLFSGSKTQTLINIVLTLIGWLPGVIHAFFVIHQKGSVSKGSIA
- a CDS encoding nuclease-related domain-containing protein, which codes for MEILLFSAFILLICAGVWLVYYLKKKHKEYDRLIDQYQKEAAISLAKTENQLKQENKEKLEEVKGDYEEQINDYKEYIDSVKRFSRDELEVNTYKTLLEIKNELVENDVIKPLQMMILPNVFIPYQSVDGDIQSTKIAHIVLLNKGIYIIDTKDWQGNILYGLTKEKAKEFSFIIDTFYPALHSEAEKTFVFEKNKQNELRALMHDEPTKNLNVATSKLNNLLKDQVENITINNLLYFAHPDHHLINFSTQEQLHLINDRNELYAFFIKEIQNKTNLYSVADLEKIKYIVEEADLND
- a CDS encoding methylated-DNA--[protein]-cysteine S-methyltransferase; this encodes METTLNIQYGEIESPVGPLTILKTEKGLCRIQFGSAEEHFPLIKAWLKKLGLKTDLVFNQSAVEPIGKQINEYFARERKSFDLPLDLFGTPFQKQVWEGLSNIPYGETYSYKDVATMIGSPKAVRAIGNANNKNPVPIVIPCHRVIGSNGALVGYGGGLDKKEVLLNLEQQQTKICL
- a CDS encoding amidase domain-containing protein; amino-acid sequence: MDWLTILQQYIEEHNASYTTDITGDKRITTPESNAIIRRARSMKDRNAVIVNAQVKAKIVDRTTEADKEIITYWIQRSYLIKQTLKFYVEECLEKRKATIKENEIIKDESAITEGFTGINLPERERDEEVVPMPRYRYNRLEAVKYAERWWNSHNPVYKLFENDCTNFISQCLHAGGAPMRGYPNRSKGWWYRSNNWSYSWSVANTMRWYLSGSKQGLRGEEVRAPELLIPGDVICYDFDGDGRWQHNTIVVAKDEMGMPLVNAHTHNSRMRYWDYTDSTAYTPEIKYKFFKIVDG
- the queG gene encoding tRNA epoxyqueuosine(34) reductase QueG; the encoded protein is MTGAQLKEKVVAYSKSIGIDKIGFTTADPFVELKERLRTQQELGFQSGFEEADIEKRTEPELLLPKARSIISIALAYPSKMKDAPRSTKEDRRGIFCRASWGRDYHDVLRERMNKLQQYILELDPEAKVVSMVDTGELSDRAVAERAGIGWSGKNCATITPEFGSYVYLGELITTIPFPPDQPISDQCGTCNKCVDACPTGALVTGGQLDSNKCIAFLTQTKGFLPEQYREKLGNRLYGCDTCQQVCPENKGMDFHHHAEMEPDPELAKPKLKPLLTIRNREFKEKFGPVSGSWRGKKPIQRNAIIALGNFKDETALPELIYVLTEDPRPVIRGTAAWALGKIKGSQAENALKQAKEREKDKDVLDEINRSLKMVENQAIS
- the trmL gene encoding tRNA (uridine(34)/cytosine(34)/5-carboxymethylaminomethyluridine(34)-2'-O)-methyltransferase TrmL, producing MSVHIVLFQPEIPANTGNIARTCAATDTTLHLIRPLGFSTDDKMLRRAGLDYWEFVKVEYYDSIDEFFEKTEGQYFYLTKYGKKPHTTFDYSNPEENYYFVFGRETNGLPDEIIENNMDRCLRIPMTNNVRSLNLSNTAAILVYEALRQQDYLHLK
- a CDS encoding DUF5366 family protein; translated protein: MLGKNTYLTGYFPLFSIIIFSAAFGYYGESYLIVQLKRLGIYRGMTELFSEVQVQMAMWFICTLLFFMLFAALKLISDTLFELSLFFFSKESEGDTLNRVRSGTLIFLLGSLGSIFLIKTTILLPSLFLLSCFIYFFYFVYKASAALTTSGMFGLIFMHLLFWVCFVMGVVYSVLKVYEALMSGLLPA